A genomic window from Vanessa cardui chromosome Z, ilVanCard2.1, whole genome shotgun sequence includes:
- the LOC124543359 gene encoding uncharacterized protein LOC124543359, producing MRFLNVQKMPPGGDDHNQERARRFPNRSPIIERNDDANILARNNVPENRLPETDENEPFNIIKFYHGREWSEVEHLLQLPPESEKGDDDEEEDWSPAPSQASSDSQDDPFAEDIHDLVNVLDNMIRSQSNLSCDATRVVDYLDLDLFKYETILSNVQDWTWESDEFLSEESFNSSEIDAAPAP from the exons ATGAGATTCTTAAACGTGCAAAAAATGCCACCGGGAGGTGATGACCATAATCAGGAGCGTGCGAGGCGTTTCCCGAATCGTAGTCCGATAATTGAACGCAACGATGATGCCAACATCTTA GCTCGGAATAACGTACCTGAAAATAGACTACCGGAAACAGATGAAAACGAACCTttcaacattataaaattttatcacg GAAGGGAATGGTCTGAGGTGGAGCATTTACTTCAACTACCACCAGAGTCAGAAAAGGGTGACGATGATGAAGAAGAGGATT GGTCTCCAGCACCTTCGCAAGCAAGTTCGGATTCACAAGATGACCCATTTGCTGAGGACATTCACGATCTGGTCAATGTTTTGGATAACATG ATAAGATCTCAGTCCAACTTAAGCTGTGATGCTACGCGAGTTGTCGACTATCTTGATCttgatttgtttaaatatgaGACTATATTGTCGAAT GTTCAAGACTGGACCTGGGAATCTGATGAATTTCTGAGTGAAGAATCTTTCAATTCATCAGAAATCGATGCAGCTCCTGCACCTTAA